Within bacterium, the genomic segment TTTTTCTTTTCTTCTCTCCTCTGCTATCTTCTCTAAATATTCCTTTATAGATTCCCTGATTATATGTGCAGTTTTAACCTTACGCAGGACGGTTATCCGCTTAAGTTCCTCAACTGTCTTCTCATCTAAGTAAATTTGTGTTCTTACCATTTCTA encodes:
- a CDS encoding CopG family transcriptional regulator → MVRTQIYLDEKTVEELKRITVLRKVKTAHIIRESIKEYLEKIAEERRKEKNPLYKLIGLCEEGKPDASLKHDEYLYQKEE